Below is a window of Yimella sp. cx-51 DNA.
ACCGGCCAGCCGGAATACTCGCACCATCGGCTGCGAACGCACCCGTCGCACTGCGCGCACCGCATCGTCGTGGAAGGCCCGGGCGAGATTGACCCGCTGGCCACCCTGCTGCACCCGCTGCAGCACTTCCTCGCCGCCGCGATGTTCGCGCACACCGCGAGCCGCTTCGGCGGTGAGGGTCGCTCGCAGGGTCTGGGTGAGCTGCGACTCCACCTCGGCACGTTCACGGTCGATACCGAGTTCCCTCACTTCGTCGTGCACCTGCGCCGTGTCAGCCTCGTCCAGCGACGCTGTGGCGGCCTGCACCAGCAGCATTGAACTGGCTGGATCGAGCATGCCCGAATGCGCGAGTTCCATCACCGCATCCGCTCGGCGCACCAGTTGGGCGTCCAGCGCAGAAACCGATCCCTCGAGTCGTGCGTGGAGGCGGTCGAGACGAGCCGCGGTGTAGGAGAGGTACCACGCGATCACCGCGAGGACGGCGATCACCAGGACCACCCAGAACCACACCTGATCGATCATGCTCTCGACCTCCACCATCTGAGGGGACGAACTTCGGATGCAGCACTGGTGGCGGGCGCCCCGGCACACACCGTTTCGTACACCGACACGACATCGGCCGCCACTCGCGACCAGTCGAACCTGCGCGCCCGCCGGCTCCCCTGCTCGGCCCGCAGCCCGCGATCGGCCGGTACGGCAAGCAGTTCGAGGACGACGTCGGCCAGTTCGTCGGCGTGTTCGTTGGCGAAGAGTGCTCCTGCCCACCCGTCGTCCAGGACGGCGCGGAAGGCCGGGATGTCACTGGCCACGACGGCGACCCCGGCGCTCATCGCTTCGACCAGGATGATGCCGAAACTCTCCCCGCCGGTGTTGGGTGCGACGTAGATGTCGACCGACCGAAGGAACGACTGCTTCTCGGCGTCGCTGATCGGTCCGAGGAACTCGCAGGCGCGCACGACCTGCTCAGGACGTCCCTCCAGCACCTCCTTCGGATCGCCCGGGCCGGCCACGAGCAGGCGCAGACCGGGGTGAGCGGCGAGAAGCTGCGGCATCGCGTCGAGCAGCACGTGCAGCCCTTTGCGCGGCTCTTCGATGCGCCCCAGGAAGGCGATCGTCGGACGCTCCTGGGTGCCCTGCCACCGCGCATCGATCGGCGCCGTGGCGAACTTGTCGACGTAGACGCCGTTCGGGATGACGACCGCATCACCGCCGATGTGTCGCCGCACGAACCTGCGGGCCTCGGACGAGACCGCGATGCGCCCCATGACCTTCTCCAGCCCGGGCTGCAACATCGGCCCGGCCGCGAGCAGCGCCCGCGACTTGGTGTTGCTGGTGTGGAAAGTGGCGACCAGGGGTCCGTCGGCAGCCCACATCGCGAGCATCGACACGCTCGGGCTGATGGGTTCGTGCACGTGCAACACGTCGAACCGGCCGCCTTCGATCCAGCGGGCCACCCGCGCCGAAGTCACCGGGCCGAAGGTCAGCCGGGCGACCGAGCCGTTGTAGGGCACCGGCAGTGCGCTGCCTGCGCTCACGACGTACGGCGGGAGCACGGTGTCGGGTTCGGCGGGTGCCAGCACTTCCACGTAATGGCCGTGCCCGATGAGGTACTCGGCCAGGTCGCGCACGTGCAGCTGGACGCCGCCCGGCACGTCGAATGAGTAGGGGCTGACCAACCCGACTCTCACCGCAGGTCCTCGAAATCCTCGAGGAAGATGCGCTGCATCATGTGCCAGTCCTGGGTGTGCGTGCGGATCACATCGCCGAGGGCCGTGATGCACTGCTGGGTCATCTGCTGCACCTGGTGCGGACGCTCGCCTTCCGGCACGCGGACGCGTTCACCGAAGTGCGCCACCACCCGCGGAGCGCCTCGCCCAGGCAGGGTCTCGTAGCTCACCGAGAGCGGGAACAACGCGGCGCCGGTGTCGAGCGCGAGCCGGGCGGGACCGGTGGCCGCCTTGATGCGATGACCGAGCAGGTCGACCTCGACGCCGTGCGAGGTGAGGTCGCGGTCGGCCAGCAGCGGCA
It encodes the following:
- a CDS encoding glycosyltransferase family 4 protein; protein product: MRVGLVSPYSFDVPGGVQLHVRDLAEYLIGHGHYVEVLAPAEPDTVLPPYVVSAGSALPVPYNGSVARLTFGPVTSARVARWIEGGRFDVLHVHEPISPSVSMLAMWAADGPLVATFHTSNTKSRALLAAGPMLQPGLEKVMGRIAVSSEARRFVRRHIGGDAVVIPNGVYVDKFATAPIDARWQGTQERPTIAFLGRIEEPRKGLHVLLDAMPQLLAAHPGLRLLVAGPGDPKEVLEGRPEQVVRACEFLGPISDAEKQSFLRSVDIYVAPNTGGESFGIILVEAMSAGVAVVASDIPAFRAVLDDGWAGALFANEHADELADVVLELLAVPADRGLRAEQGSRRARRFDWSRVAADVVSVYETVCAGAPATSAASEVRPLRWWRSRA